One genomic segment of Coraliomargarita parva includes these proteins:
- a CDS encoding helix-turn-helix domain-containing protein, protein MLIEQSGERIIGESGNWIFFDPMCPRAHRFEDQSEIVSIRFQIRWHGLDYLPPLIPVRVEQDEADSPLLRVSRQLCRLNPKVTEGKPAPLQAADYCHQQAVFYEWLSLWHQLRDRQAPETGLGLEDPRVFTIMDYYRDRISIQPIDFSALQQAVQLSRPQINRIFKSGTGLSLHQWLVSRCLDEAQKEIRKGKLSIKEIAAQLQFYDAAHMTRWFRTQTGRSPSEWRALQSEAH, encoded by the coding sequence GTGCTCATCGAGCAATCCGGAGAACGCATCATCGGAGAGTCAGGGAACTGGATCTTTTTTGATCCGATGTGCCCGCGCGCGCACCGATTCGAGGACCAGTCGGAAATTGTATCGATTCGCTTTCAAATTCGCTGGCACGGCCTCGATTACCTGCCCCCGCTCATCCCCGTGCGTGTCGAACAAGACGAAGCGGATTCACCACTGCTACGGGTGTCACGGCAACTCTGCCGCCTCAACCCGAAAGTCACGGAAGGCAAGCCCGCCCCCCTACAGGCGGCAGACTATTGCCATCAACAAGCGGTCTTCTACGAATGGCTCAGCCTCTGGCATCAACTACGGGACCGACAAGCGCCGGAAACAGGCCTGGGCCTGGAAGACCCCCGGGTCTTCACGATCATGGACTACTACCGGGACCGGATCAGCATTCAACCAATCGATTTTTCCGCGCTGCAACAGGCCGTGCAACTCTCGCGGCCCCAAATCAACCGGATCTTCAAGTCCGGTACGGGCCTAAGCCTCCACCAATGGCTGGTCTCGCGTTGCCTGGACGAAGCACAAAAAGAGATTCGCAAGGGAAAACTCTCGATCAAGGAGATCGCAGCCCAACTACAGTTCTATGATGCCGCGCACATGACACGCTGGTTCCGAACCCAGACCGGACGTTCCCCCTCCGAGTGGCGTGCGCTGCAGTCAGAGGCGCACTAG
- a CDS encoding DUF805 domain-containing protein, with protein sequence MSIAFFSSEGRLGRAPFIVRCVLLAALVLVVYAASHTFFGHWHHGNHQPLGYFVALVTALLCCFVLLMQLVKRLKDAGKHPFLSILLLVPGVNCLLVLYAAALPSKR encoded by the coding sequence ATGTCGATTGCCTTCTTTAGTTCCGAGGGGCGCCTCGGTCGTGCGCCTTTTATCGTACGCTGTGTGCTGCTCGCAGCCCTGGTCCTCGTTGTCTATGCTGCCTCCCATACTTTTTTTGGGCATTGGCACCATGGTAACCATCAGCCGTTGGGCTATTTCGTGGCCCTCGTTACGGCTCTACTCTGCTGTTTCGTTCTGCTCATGCAGCTGGTCAAGCGCCTGAAGGACGCCGGTAAGCATCCTTTCCTTTCCATTCTGTTGCTGGTGCCCGGTGTGAACTGCCTGCTGGTGCTGTATGCGGCGGCACTTCCCTCAAAGCGATAG
- a CDS encoding nuclear transport factor 2 family protein — MLTKSKVIFASVIVLGLLAWWLFPFGGEEAAIKKQLKEIVALVEKENAESMIEAAMRSRKLSAFFVDGARIEYLPGRSVRVEGDVMAGAFLQARGMAESISIWVMRHEVALAEDAASAVSTVKASAGVSMQGGETESQTLTHQLDWRKVDGDWRISGVQVISD; from the coding sequence ATGTTGACAAAATCCAAGGTGATTTTCGCATCCGTGATCGTGTTGGGCCTTTTGGCCTGGTGGTTGTTTCCCTTCGGAGGGGAGGAAGCGGCGATCAAGAAGCAGTTGAAGGAGATCGTCGCGCTGGTCGAAAAGGAGAATGCGGAATCCATGATCGAGGCCGCCATGCGCAGCCGGAAATTATCCGCCTTTTTTGTCGATGGTGCCCGTATCGAATACCTGCCCGGTCGTTCTGTGCGCGTCGAAGGTGATGTTATGGCCGGTGCTTTTCTACAGGCGCGCGGCATGGCCGAATCTATTTCCATTTGGGTGATGCGGCATGAGGTGGCGTTGGCCGAAGATGCCGCTTCGGCGGTCTCCACGGTGAAAGCCAGTGCCGGGGTCTCCATGCAGGGCGGTGAAACCGAGAGCCAGACCCTGACCCACCAGCTGGACTGGCGCAAGGTCGATGGCGACTGGCGTATCTCGGGAGTGCAGGTCATTTCCGACTGA
- a CDS encoding DMT family transporter, which produces MSWVLLSILSALLLGFYDLAKKHALKENAVLPVLFFGIVSGAAVWLPFVIWSGLSPETYPSDTFLVEPIGAGQHLLLFFKSALVASSWIFGYFALKHLPLSIAGPVRATSPLWTILMAVLLMGEQPNLWQWLGIVVVLLAFYAFSFVGKLEGIRFHRDKWIACMLAATLLGACSAIYDKFLLQNAALKPAVVQAWFSLYLVLVMLPFYVLWLKGAWPRGIFHWRWSIPCIGLLLLAADFLYFTAIGQEDALIAVISPIRRCAVIVTFLGGIFLHKEKNFRPKAACLVVLLLGVALIKMKSGN; this is translated from the coding sequence GTGTCCTGGGTCCTCCTCAGCATTCTCTCCGCCCTGCTTCTGGGCTTCTACGATCTCGCCAAGAAACATGCCCTGAAAGAGAACGCCGTCCTCCCGGTGCTCTTCTTCGGTATCGTCAGCGGCGCGGCGGTGTGGCTGCCCTTTGTCATCTGGTCCGGCCTGTCACCGGAAACCTATCCCAGTGACACCTTCCTGGTGGAGCCCATCGGTGCGGGACAACACCTCCTACTGTTCTTCAAATCCGCACTCGTCGCCTCATCCTGGATCTTCGGCTACTTCGCACTCAAGCATCTGCCACTCTCGATCGCAGGTCCGGTACGGGCCACCAGCCCGCTCTGGACCATCCTCATGGCGGTGCTCCTAATGGGCGAACAGCCAAACCTGTGGCAATGGCTGGGCATTGTTGTCGTCCTGCTGGCCTTCTACGCATTCTCCTTCGTCGGCAAACTGGAAGGCATCCGTTTCCACCGGGACAAATGGATCGCCTGCATGCTTGCGGCCACCTTGCTGGGCGCCTGCAGCGCCATCTACGACAAATTCCTCCTGCAAAACGCCGCACTGAAACCGGCCGTCGTCCAAGCCTGGTTCTCGCTCTACCTCGTACTCGTCATGTTACCCTTCTATGTCCTCTGGCTGAAGGGCGCCTGGCCACGGGGCATCTTCCATTGGCGCTGGAGCATCCCCTGCATCGGACTGCTACTACTTGCGGCCGACTTCCTTTATTTCACCGCAATCGGACAGGAGGACGCCCTGATTGCGGTGATCTCCCCGATCCGGCGTTGTGCGGTCATCGTGACATTCCTCGGGGGGATCTTCCTGCACAAGGAAAAGAATTTCCGACCGAAAGCGGCCTGCCTCGTCGTCCTGCTCCTCGGGGTGGCACTGATCAAGATGAAGAGCGGCAACTAG
- the queG gene encoding tRNA epoxyqueuosine(34) reductase QueG, translating into MADTGTQILERIRTEAEALGFHSVRVAAVPIELRREYYRQWIDSGQHGSMAWMERNNDRRLHPENVLPELRSIIVLALNYYQPDPDDRPYRVAKYALGDDYHNFMLKRLKKICRFLREDYGGEQRPYVDTGPLLEKPVAAAAGLGWQGKSTILIEPGRGTWSFLGNILTTLQLPADEPVPDRCGRCTRCIDACPTGAITGPYRLDASKCISYLTIEHDGAIPLEFRRVIGDRLYGCDECLDVCPWNKWARMTEEGRFAVRELPPLREMLAWDEATFAGRMQGSPMRRLKLHRLKRNICIVLGNTGGEADLPALRELCRSGEPGLVEQAGWAIAAILARGQ; encoded by the coding sequence ATGGCTGACACAGGCACGCAGATACTGGAACGAATCCGGACGGAGGCCGAGGCATTGGGCTTTCATTCCGTGCGCGTGGCGGCCGTGCCGATCGAACTTCGCCGTGAGTACTACCGGCAGTGGATCGATAGCGGTCAACACGGCAGTATGGCATGGATGGAGCGCAATAATGACCGGCGCCTGCATCCGGAAAATGTCCTACCGGAGCTCCGGTCGATCATCGTGCTCGCCCTGAATTATTACCAGCCGGACCCGGATGATCGCCCGTATCGGGTCGCCAAATACGCATTGGGGGACGACTACCACAACTTCATGCTCAAGCGCTTGAAGAAAATCTGCCGTTTCCTGCGCGAGGACTATGGCGGGGAGCAGCGCCCCTATGTCGACACCGGGCCTCTTCTGGAAAAGCCGGTGGCGGCTGCGGCCGGTCTGGGCTGGCAGGGCAAGAGTACGATCCTCATCGAACCGGGGCGGGGAACTTGGTCCTTTCTCGGCAATATCCTCACCACGCTGCAGTTGCCCGCGGATGAACCGGTTCCGGACCGCTGCGGACGCTGTACGCGCTGCATCGACGCCTGCCCGACCGGCGCGATTACCGGTCCCTACCGGCTGGATGCTTCCAAATGTATTTCCTATCTCACGATTGAACATGACGGGGCGATCCCGCTGGAGTTTCGCCGGGTGATCGGTGACCGACTTTACGGCTGTGACGAATGCCTCGATGTCTGCCCTTGGAACAAGTGGGCGCGGATGACGGAGGAGGGGCGCTTTGCGGTGCGCGAGTTGCCGCCCCTGCGCGAGATGCTGGCATGGGATGAGGCTACTTTCGCCGGGCGTATGCAGGGCTCGCCCATGCGCCGTCTCAAGCTGCACCGCCTGAAGCGGAATATCTGTATTGTTCTGGGCAATACGGGCGGCGAGGCGGACCTGCCTGCCTTGCGCGAGCTTTGCCGGTCGGGAGAGCCCGGACTTGTGGAGCAGGCGGGGTGGGCGATCGCGGCGATTCTCGCACGCGGACAGTAA
- a CDS encoding SPFH domain-containing protein, whose amino-acid sequence MNDQPPPIQFRRPSNPAFSLLQGYKGSMILVLLALIALTVFSLVSFRVQRVSGTEVGIKVNNVSGKVEVIAESGTNIYNGLLNTFHLLDMTVQRLEMVADPKRGERSGRDDLRIKTVDGSDVFLDLTINYQLQRDKVEEVVRTSGLDDAYKYKWVRDYSRSVCRAVFGEMTTEEFYDASVRNLKAQTAMEELNQLLNPYGIEVTSVIAEKFSFHKEYEERIRAKKLADQEVEEQISKANAARQNQIFRVVEATKKKEVVLASYAGEMQKLVVEAKAKAERDVREAEAYVIDTKLGADATYYQRDKNSQAILVKAKAEGEALTAMAEAYAGIGGVNLVKRAYAGKVGDMTITGQPFTIESKTERLTYQDEAAAIKKKTN is encoded by the coding sequence ATGAACGACCAACCACCTCCCATCCAATTCCGACGCCCCTCCAACCCGGCCTTTTCGCTCCTGCAAGGCTACAAGGGCTCCATGATCCTGGTGCTCCTTGCCCTGATCGCACTGACCGTCTTCTCCCTGGTCTCTTTCCGCGTGCAGCGGGTCTCAGGGACAGAAGTCGGGATCAAGGTGAACAACGTCAGCGGCAAGGTTGAGGTGATCGCCGAATCCGGAACCAACATCTACAACGGACTGCTCAACACTTTCCACCTGCTCGACATGACCGTGCAGCGCCTCGAAATGGTGGCGGACCCGAAACGCGGGGAACGCAGCGGCCGCGACGACCTGCGGATCAAGACGGTCGACGGCTCGGATGTCTTCCTTGATCTGACGATCAACTATCAGCTTCAGCGCGACAAAGTCGAAGAGGTGGTCCGGACTTCCGGCCTGGACGATGCCTACAAGTACAAATGGGTGCGCGACTATTCCCGCTCCGTCTGCCGCGCCGTCTTTGGCGAAATGACGACCGAGGAATTCTATGACGCCAGCGTGCGGAACCTGAAGGCGCAAACCGCCATGGAGGAGCTCAATCAACTGCTCAACCCCTACGGCATCGAGGTCACCAGTGTGATTGCCGAGAAGTTCAGCTTCCACAAGGAATACGAAGAACGCATCCGGGCCAAGAAGCTGGCCGACCAGGAAGTGGAGGAGCAAATCTCCAAGGCCAACGCCGCCCGCCAGAACCAGATCTTCCGTGTGGTCGAAGCGACCAAGAAGAAGGAAGTCGTGCTCGCCTCCTACGCGGGGGAAATGCAAAAGCTGGTGGTTGAAGCCAAGGCCAAGGCCGAACGCGACGTCCGCGAGGCGGAAGCCTATGTCATCGACACCAAGCTCGGCGCGGATGCCACCTACTACCAGCGCGACAAGAACTCGCAGGCCATCCTGGTCAAAGCCAAGGCCGAGGGCGAGGCGCTGACCGCCATGGCCGAAGCCTACGCGGGCATCGGGGGTGTCAATCTGGTCAAACGTGCCTACGCCGGAAAAGTCGGCGACATGACGATCACCGGCCAGCCCTTTACAATTGAGAGCAAAACCGAGCGCCTGACCTATCAGGACGAAGCCGCAGCCATCAAAAAGAAGACCAACTAA
- a CDS encoding SPFH domain-containing protein has product MKFIKLLSLLIVLTVAGIFIAAKFLFIRIDLGETGVRTQQYAVFGAKGVVEADYGPGWHRDIPLLDTWNVFDSTVQTTEFTTEQERQETKSIFSRLSSTSQRYLDSTPVGGPGQVELKSKDGYTVRLDVTVKYRVSPGEVHKLYQKLGSELRYKGIVRDQVQKTIRDVFGTMLTEQFYAPDVRRVKTTEATKQLKSELAESSIDLIDILIRDIAFDPSYERKILDKKLADQDVELNKSRALAEEKKGETNRIAAETEAKVRVIEQELKAKQLTMKAETDKEIAQINADARLAAAKLKADADLYKAELEAKGTLLEKEAQAEGERLKATALNTPGGENLVAFEIVQQLKLGDITVSTQSNDFLDVESVLEKVGANADE; this is encoded by the coding sequence ATGAAATTTATTAAACTTCTTTCTCTTCTCATCGTTCTGACCGTTGCCGGTATTTTCATCGCCGCCAAGTTCCTCTTCATCCGCATCGACCTCGGTGAGACCGGGGTCCGTACCCAGCAGTATGCCGTCTTCGGAGCGAAAGGCGTGGTCGAAGCGGACTACGGCCCCGGCTGGCACCGGGACATCCCGCTGCTCGACACCTGGAACGTCTTCGACTCCACCGTCCAGACCACCGAGTTCACCACCGAGCAGGAACGGCAGGAAACCAAGAGTATTTTCAGCCGCCTCTCCTCCACTTCGCAGCGCTACCTCGACTCCACGCCCGTGGGCGGCCCCGGCCAGGTGGAATTGAAGTCGAAGGACGGCTACACCGTGCGCCTCGACGTCACGGTGAAATACCGTGTCAGCCCCGGTGAGGTGCATAAGCTCTATCAAAAGCTCGGCTCCGAACTGCGCTACAAGGGCATCGTCCGTGACCAAGTGCAAAAGACCATCCGCGATGTCTTCGGTACCATGCTGACCGAGCAGTTCTATGCGCCGGATGTGCGCCGGGTCAAAACAACCGAAGCCACCAAGCAACTCAAAAGCGAGCTTGCCGAAAGCAGTATCGACCTGATCGACATCCTGATCCGTGACATCGCCTTCGACCCTTCCTACGAGCGTAAGATTCTGGACAAGAAACTGGCCGACCAGGACGTCGAGCTGAACAAGTCACGCGCTCTGGCCGAGGAAAAGAAGGGTGAGACCAACCGGATCGCCGCCGAAACCGAAGCCAAGGTCCGCGTGATCGAGCAGGAATTGAAGGCCAAGCAGTTGACCATGAAGGCCGAGACCGACAAGGAAATCGCCCAGATCAACGCCGACGCCCGTCTCGCCGCCGCCAAGCTCAAGGCCGATGCCGACCTCTACAAGGCCGAACTCGAGGCAAAGGGCACTCTGCTCGAGAAGGAAGCACAGGCCGAAGGCGAACGCCTCAAGGCCACCGCCTTGAACACCCCGGGCGGTGAAAACCTGGTGGCTTTCGAAATCGTCCAACAGCTCAAGCTCGGCGACATCACCGTTTCCACCCAGAGCAATGACTTCCTCGACGTCGAAAGCGTACTTGAGAAAGTCGGTGCCAATGCCGACGAGTAA
- a CDS encoding type II toxin-antitoxin system VapC family toxin, which translates to MEALSVKALLDTHALIWIAENDSRLSPRALDCIQNCARNELGIADVSLLEIAMLWHKGRIPSKHPLAKTLELAEMNFNVLRINASIAASAYTLPLDQSDPFDRIIVATARHHQLPLITKDRLITESGCVEVIW; encoded by the coding sequence GTGGAAGCCCTCTCTGTGAAGGCTTTACTGGACACGCACGCACTCATCTGGATTGCCGAAAATGATAGTCGGTTGAGCCCGAGAGCCCTCGACTGTATCCAAAACTGTGCACGCAACGAACTCGGTATTGCAGATGTCAGTCTGCTGGAAATTGCGATGCTATGGCACAAAGGCCGCATTCCCTCCAAACACCCCCTTGCGAAAACGCTGGAGCTCGCCGAGATGAATTTTAACGTTCTACGGATCAATGCCAGCATCGCCGCGAGCGCCTACACTCTGCCGCTGGATCAATCCGACCCGTTTGATCGAATCATCGTCGCGACCGCCCGACACCATCAGTTGCCACTCATCACGAAAGACCGCTTGATCACAGAATCCGGCTGCGTCGAGGTAATCTGGTAA
- a CDS encoding AbrB/MazE/SpoVT family DNA-binding domain-containing protein — MPITIDKAGRVVIPADLRRRAGLTPGTPIAVSFENGAIHLSRDVPPPQIEKRGNRLIARPTRPSTKGIDIAAQVEEERNRWPG, encoded by the coding sequence ATGCCGATTACCATCGATAAAGCCGGAAGAGTTGTCATCCCGGCAGACCTGCGTCGGCGAGCGGGATTGACACCGGGAACCCCCATCGCCGTCAGCTTTGAAAACGGAGCCATCCACCTCAGTCGGGACGTGCCCCCACCACAAATCGAAAAACGGGGCAACCGGCTCATTGCTCGTCCCACCCGCCCATCGACCAAAGGGATCGACATCGCGGCACAAGTCGAAGAGGAACGCAATCGCTGGCCCGGATGA
- a CDS encoding type II toxin-antitoxin system VapC family toxin — protein MNAPFLDTSILIGGLIDFGPQSESSIEMLDRLAEGSIPKAFTAWHCCLEFYSVTTRLPEEYRLTPELAAELVHKEIFDRMQVVGVQAPSANLLIEAAKQPVSGGRIYDFHIGRVALDAKASVIVTENKKHFLNFLKRGLPVCTAKEYLTGLDSNS, from the coding sequence ATGAACGCGCCTTTTCTCGACACCAGTATTCTGATAGGTGGTCTCATCGACTTCGGACCTCAATCCGAGAGCTCGATCGAGATGCTAGACCGGCTCGCCGAAGGCAGTATCCCTAAAGCCTTTACGGCCTGGCACTGCTGTCTGGAATTTTATTCGGTGACAACGCGGTTGCCGGAAGAATACCGCCTCACACCGGAACTCGCCGCCGAATTGGTTCACAAGGAAATTTTCGACCGGATGCAAGTCGTTGGAGTGCAGGCACCCAGCGCCAACTTATTGATCGAGGCGGCAAAGCAACCGGTTTCGGGAGGCCGGATTTACGACTTTCATATTGGACGCGTCGCCCTCGATGCGAAAGCATCCGTCATCGTCACCGAAAACAAAAAACACTTCCTAAATTTCTTGAAACGAGGCCTACCCGTGTGCACGGCGAAGGAATATCTAACTGGCCTCGATTCAAATTCATGA
- a CDS encoding TA system VapC family ribonuclease toxin encodes MRALLDVNVLIALFDADHIFNDRAHAWLESQAAEGIATCPLTENGLVRILTNPGYSKQIRLAPAEVIRRLKNFIAAQDHRFFEDRLSLADESIFRTDYILGSKQITDIYLLGLATAHEACLATFDESVNRKAVPAASPKNLFVIE; translated from the coding sequence ATGCGCGCCTTGCTGGATGTTAACGTCTTAATCGCCCTATTCGACGCCGACCATATCTTCAACGACCGGGCGCACGCTTGGCTTGAATCGCAAGCAGCGGAAGGCATCGCCACCTGCCCGCTGACCGAAAACGGCTTGGTCCGGATCTTGACGAACCCCGGCTACAGCAAGCAGATCCGCCTGGCACCGGCCGAAGTCATTCGGCGCTTGAAGAATTTTATTGCCGCACAGGATCATCGCTTTTTTGAAGACCGCCTCAGTCTCGCCGACGAATCGATTTTCAGGACGGATTACATTCTAGGCTCGAAACAGATCACCGACATCTACCTACTCGGACTCGCGACGGCGCACGAAGCCTGTCTGGCGACCTTCGACGAGAGCGTCAACCGCAAGGCCGTGCCCGCCGCCTCACCAAAAAATTTATTCGTCATCGAATAG
- a CDS encoding DNA topoisomerase IV subunit B: MSADYTEDNIKSLDWKEHIRLRPGMYIGKLGDGSSPDDGIYILLKEVIDNSIDEFVMGHGKIIEVNIDGTHVSVRDFGRGIPLGKLKDCASKINTGAKYDSEAFKKSVGLNGVGIKAVNALSSEFKIEAFREGRTRAVEFVRGEVTTEDKKDKSVANAKNGTALRFDPDPEIFGKCRFREDYVEDMLWNYAYLNSGLTIVYNGKKFKSENGLRDLLENKLDGDPLYPIIHLADKDIEIAFTHNESYGEDYYSFVNGQHTTMGGTHLNAFREALAKTIKDFYKKDFDAVDIRTSICAAVSVKVEDPVFESQTKTKLGSQDMGPNGPTVRTFMNNFIKQALDNYLHRNPEAAKVLLGKIQDSERNRKELKGIQKLARERARKAKVHNKKLRDCRVHLDTNKNGRLDSTLFITEGDSASGSITKARDVNSQAVFSLKGKPLNSFGLTKKVVYENEEFNLLQDALNIEDGLDGLRYNNVVIATDADVDGMHIRLLLITFFLQFFPELIKQGHLHILQTPLFRVRNKKITRYCYSDEERQKAIQECGPKPEITRFKGLGEISPDEFSHFIGKNIRLDPVIIPKGMTTKDLLTFYMGKNTPERQEFIIENLKIEKDEAEPISA, encoded by the coding sequence ATGTCCGCCGATTATACCGAAGATAACATCAAGTCACTCGACTGGAAAGAACACATCCGCCTGCGCCCCGGCATGTATATCGGGAAACTGGGCGACGGCTCCTCGCCCGACGACGGCATCTACATCCTGCTCAAAGAGGTCATCGACAACTCGATCGACGAGTTTGTCATGGGCCACGGCAAGATCATCGAGGTCAATATCGACGGCACCCACGTATCCGTGCGCGACTTCGGACGCGGCATCCCGCTCGGCAAGCTCAAGGACTGCGCCTCCAAGATCAATACCGGTGCGAAATACGACTCCGAGGCCTTCAAGAAATCGGTCGGCCTGAACGGCGTGGGGATCAAGGCGGTCAACGCCCTCTCCTCCGAATTCAAGATCGAGGCCTTCCGCGAGGGCAGGACCCGTGCGGTCGAGTTCGTGCGCGGCGAAGTCACGACCGAGGACAAGAAGGACAAATCCGTCGCGAATGCCAAGAACGGCACCGCCCTGCGCTTCGATCCGGACCCGGAGATTTTCGGCAAGTGCCGCTTCCGCGAGGACTACGTGGAGGACATGCTCTGGAACTACGCCTATCTGAACAGCGGGCTGACCATCGTCTACAACGGCAAGAAGTTCAAATCCGAGAACGGTCTGCGCGACCTGCTGGAAAACAAGCTGGATGGCGACCCGCTCTACCCGATCATCCACCTCGCGGACAAGGATATCGAAATCGCCTTTACCCATAACGAATCCTACGGCGAAGACTACTACTCCTTCGTCAACGGCCAGCACACCACAATGGGGGGCACCCACCTGAATGCCTTCCGGGAAGCCCTGGCCAAGACGATCAAGGACTTCTACAAGAAAGACTTCGACGCCGTCGACATCCGCACCTCCATCTGTGCCGCAGTCAGCGTCAAGGTCGAGGATCCGGTCTTCGAGTCCCAGACCAAGACGAAGTTGGGCTCGCAGGACATGGGGCCCAATGGGCCGACCGTGCGGACCTTCATGAACAATTTCATCAAGCAGGCACTGGACAACTACCTGCACCGCAATCCGGAAGCGGCCAAGGTACTGCTGGGCAAGATCCAGGATTCCGAGCGCAACCGCAAGGAACTCAAGGGCATCCAGAAGCTCGCCCGCGAACGCGCCCGCAAGGCGAAGGTCCACAACAAGAAGCTGCGGGACTGCCGGGTTCACCTCGACACCAATAAGAACGGCCGCCTCGATTCCACCCTCTTCATTACCGAGGGTGACTCCGCCTCCGGTTCCATCACCAAGGCCCGCGACGTGAATTCGCAGGCGGTCTTCTCGCTCAAGGGCAAACCGCTCAATTCCTTTGGCCTGACCAAGAAGGTGGTCTACGAGAACGAGGAGTTCAATTTGCTGCAGGATGCCCTCAACATCGAGGACGGGCTCGACGGGCTGCGCTACAACAACGTCGTGATCGCCACCGATGCCGACGTGGACGGCATGCACATCCGCCTCCTGCTCATCACCTTCTTCCTGCAGTTCTTCCCGGAACTGATCAAGCAGGGGCATCTGCACATCCTTCAGACCCCCCTCTTCCGTGTCCGCAACAAAAAGATCACCCGCTACTGCTACTCCGATGAGGAGCGCCAGAAGGCGATTCAGGAGTGCGGCCCGAAGCCCGAGATCACCCGCTTCAAAGGGCTGGGCGAGATCTCGCCCGACGAATTCAGCCACTTTATCGGCAAAAACATTCGCCTGGACCCGGTCATCATCCCGAAGGGCATGACCACCAAGGACCTGCTGACCTTCTACATGGGCAAGAACACGCCCGAACGTCAGGAATTCATCATCGAAAACCTGAAGATCGAGAAGGACGAGGCCGAACCGATCAGCGCTTAG